From Streptomyces sp. NBC_01460, a single genomic window includes:
- a CDS encoding DEAD/DEAH box helicase, protein MTRSERQDRPTRNRPIKGRGTDRAQATNRGSGKAPARRRPAPAQGGEFALPETLTPALPAVDAFAELDMPAALLKTLAAQGVTDPFPIQGATLPNSLAGRDILGRGRTGSGKTLAFGLALLARTAGRRSEPTAPLALVLVPTRELAQQVTDALTPYATSVNLRVATVVGGMSISRQSGALRRGAEVLVATPGRLKDLIERGDCRLDEVAITVLDEADQMADMGFMPQVVALLKQVEPDGQRMLFSATLDKNIDRLVKMFLTDPVVHSVDPSAGAVTTMEHHVLHVLDETDKKAVATKIAAREGRVIMFVDTKRAADRFAKRLLASGVRAAALHGGRSQPQRNRTLDQFKNGQVTALVATNVAARGIHIDDLDLVVNVDPPTDHKDYLHRGGRTARAGESGSVVTLVLPEEKRDMTRLMQDAGIAPRTTRIKSGDEELSRITGAREPSGVAIVIEVPEPVQPKPRTRGGGQGSGAAAGGSFRSGSRGRGRRGGTGAGQGAAQGGAGGASRGGGTGGGARGGAGGGAARGGAGGGASRGGAGGAGGSARGAGAGRAAGTGRGSAPGRGRRAA, encoded by the coding sequence ATGACCCGCTCCGAACGCCAGGACCGTCCGACCCGCAACCGCCCGATAAAGGGCCGCGGCACGGACCGGGCACAGGCGACCAACCGAGGATCCGGCAAGGCACCGGCCCGACGCAGGCCCGCACCCGCCCAGGGCGGCGAATTCGCCCTGCCGGAGACCCTCACCCCCGCACTGCCCGCCGTCGACGCGTTCGCCGAGCTGGACATGCCCGCCGCGCTGCTGAAGACCCTCGCCGCACAGGGTGTGACCGACCCCTTCCCCATCCAGGGCGCCACCCTGCCGAACTCGCTGGCCGGCCGGGACATCCTCGGCCGCGGCCGCACCGGCTCGGGCAAGACCCTCGCCTTCGGCCTGGCGCTGCTCGCCCGCACCGCGGGACGCCGCTCCGAGCCGACCGCCCCGCTCGCGCTCGTCCTCGTACCGACCCGCGAGCTCGCCCAGCAGGTCACCGACGCGCTCACCCCGTACGCCACCTCCGTGAACCTGCGGGTCGCCACCGTCGTCGGCGGCATGTCGATCAGCAGGCAGTCCGGCGCGCTGCGCCGTGGCGCCGAGGTGCTCGTCGCGACGCCCGGCCGCCTCAAGGACCTCATCGAGCGCGGTGACTGCCGGCTCGACGAGGTCGCGATCACCGTCCTCGACGAGGCCGACCAGATGGCCGACATGGGCTTCATGCCGCAGGTCGTCGCGCTGCTCAAGCAGGTCGAGCCCGACGGACAGCGGATGCTGTTCTCCGCGACCCTCGACAAGAACATCGACCGCCTGGTCAAGATGTTCCTCACCGACCCGGTCGTGCACTCCGTCGACCCGTCCGCCGGCGCCGTCACGACGATGGAGCACCACGTGCTCCACGTCCTGGACGAGACGGACAAGAAGGCCGTCGCCACGAAGATCGCCGCCCGCGAGGGCCGGGTGATCATGTTCGTCGACACCAAGCGCGCCGCCGACCGCTTCGCCAAGCGGCTCCTCGCCAGCGGCGTACGGGCCGCCGCCCTGCACGGCGGGCGGTCCCAGCCGCAGCGCAACCGCACGCTCGACCAGTTCAAGAACGGCCAGGTCACCGCCCTCGTCGCGACGAACGTGGCAGCCCGCGGCATCCACATCGACGACCTCGACCTCGTCGTCAACGTGGACCCGCCGACCGACCACAAGGACTACCTCCACCGAGGCGGGCGCACGGCGCGCGCCGGGGAGTCGGGCAGCGTCGTCACGCTCGTGCTGCCCGAGGAGAAGCGCGACATGACCCGGCTGATGCAGGACGCGGGCATCGCGCCCCGCACCACCCGGATCAAGTCCGGCGACGAGGAGCTCAGCCGGATCACGGGCGCCCGTGAACCCTCCGGCGTCGCCATCGTCATCGAGGTGCCGGAGCCGGTGCAGCCCAAGCCGCGCACGCGCGGCGGCGGCCAGGGCTCCGGCGCGGCGGCCGGCGGGTCCTTCCGCTCGGGCAGCCGCGGCCGCGGCCGGCGCGGCGGGACGGGCGCGGGCCAGGGCGCCGCTCAGGGCGGCGCCGGCGGCGCTTCCCGCGGTGGCGGCACGGGCGGCGGCGCACGGGGCGGCGCCGGCGGCGGCGCGGCTCGTGGTGGTGCCGGCGGTGGCGCTTCCCGCGGTGGTGCCGGCGGCGCGGGCGGATCCGCCCGCGGGGCCGGGGCCGGCCGGGCCGCGGGCACGGGACGCGGCAGCGCCCCCGGCCGCGGACGCCGGGCAGCGTGA
- a CDS encoding cold-shock protein has translation MATGTVKWFNSEKGFGFIEQDGGGADVFAHYSNIATQGFRELQEGQKVSFDVTQGQKGPQAENIVPA, from the coding sequence ATGGCTACTGGAACCGTGAAGTGGTTCAACTCGGAAAAGGGCTTCGGCTTCATCGAGCAGGACGGCGGCGGCGCCGACGTCTTCGCCCACTACTCCAACATCGCCACCCAGGGCTTCCGTGAGCTCCAGGAGGGCCAGAAGGTCTCCTTCGACGTCACGCAGGGCCAGAAGGGCCCGCAGGCGGAGAACATCGTCCCGGCCTAA
- a CDS encoding TetR/AcrR family transcriptional regulator has product MPTKKKPTATSRPGRRPELLAIAAEVFAAQGYDATTVRGIADEAGMLAGSLYHHFDSKESMVDEILSDFLAGLRTAYDTVLDAGLGPRETLEALVTASLHHIGRHRAAAAIYRTEAPRLATRPGFQHLADAQPVFERALTRTLERGVADKEFRADLDTGPAGRLVHDAVWGTATWHRPEGGPGTGDAPDPGEAPDPGDLARPYLALLLDGLAPRA; this is encoded by the coding sequence GTGCCTACCAAGAAGAAGCCCACGGCGACCTCCCGTCCCGGGCGCCGCCCCGAGCTGCTGGCCATCGCCGCAGAGGTCTTCGCCGCACAGGGGTACGACGCCACCACCGTCCGCGGGATCGCGGACGAGGCCGGGATGCTCGCCGGCAGCCTCTACCACCACTTCGATTCGAAGGAATCGATGGTCGACGAGATCCTCTCCGACTTCCTGGCCGGGCTGCGCACCGCGTACGACACCGTGCTCGACGCCGGACTCGGCCCCAGGGAGACCCTCGAAGCGCTGGTCACCGCGTCCCTCCACCACATCGGGCGCCACCGCGCCGCCGCCGCGATCTACCGCACGGAGGCCCCGCGCCTCGCCACCCGGCCCGGATTCCAGCACCTCGCCGACGCGCAGCCGGTGTTCGAGCGGGCCCTGACGCGCACGCTGGAGCGCGGCGTCGCCGACAAGGAGTTCCGCGCCGATCTGGACACCGGGCCCGCCGGGCGCCTCGTCCACGACGCGGTCTGGGGCACCGCCACCTGGCACCGGCCGGAAGGCGGGCCGGGCACGGGGGACGCACCGGATCCTGGGGAGGCACCCGACCCGGGGGACCTCGCACGCCCGTACCTCGCCCTCCTGCTGGACGGCCTCGCGCCCCGCGCCTGA
- a CDS encoding pyridoxamine 5'-phosphate oxidase family protein: MTPNVTPSAWQDFHAAEPALADTVRKRFQQYKHHVLATLRADGSPRVTGLEVEFRMDAMWFGMMPHSRKALDLRRDPRFAIQANPGPDAEMADGDIRVSGRAVEITDPDVLARFVEEVTPPEPFLLFRADPAEVVRTGIDGDDLVVQVWRPGHPVRTLRRGADDSPVREV; encoded by the coding sequence ATGACACCGAACGTGACACCGAGCGCGTGGCAGGACTTCCACGCGGCGGAGCCCGCCCTCGCCGACACCGTGCGGAAGCGCTTCCAGCAGTACAAGCACCACGTCCTCGCGACCCTGCGCGCCGACGGCTCCCCCCGGGTCACCGGCCTGGAGGTGGAGTTCCGGATGGACGCGATGTGGTTCGGCATGATGCCGCACTCCCGCAAGGCGCTCGACCTGCGGCGCGACCCCCGCTTCGCGATCCAGGCCAACCCGGGGCCCGACGCGGAGATGGCCGACGGAGACATCCGTGTCTCCGGACGGGCCGTGGAGATCACCGACCCCGACGTGCTGGCCCGCTTCGTCGAGGAGGTGACACCGCCCGAGCCCTTCCTCCTCTTCCGCGCCGACCCCGCCGAGGTGGTCCGCACCGGGATCGACGGCGACGACCTCGTCGTGCAGGTCTGGCGGCCCGGCCACCCGGTGCGCACCCTGCGCCGGGGAGCCGACGACAGCCCCGTCCGCGAGGTCTGA
- a CDS encoding rhomboid family intramembrane serine protease has protein sequence MEAAATTCYRHPSYEAYVRCTRCDRYICPDCMREASVGHHCVECVKEGQRSVRRARSLFGGEVPNAATPVVTYVLMALNIVAYVVEVVRSGTVDRFGMLGAALVGRNGKLYVYDGWTSPGYELTGVADGEWYRLLTGAFLHLPPDASLGVMHLVFNMLALWNLGRIVEGQLGRVRYLALYLLSAVGGSVLVYLLSPETPAVGASGAVFGLAASFYVINRRLGRDMGPVNRFMAGFLLWMVISAVFTSWEGHLGGLVTGGLVTYGLAYAPARLRTSGAQLAGGVVLVVLLAAVVAARTASLTGAA, from the coding sequence ATGGAGGCCGCCGCCACCACGTGTTATCGCCACCCTTCGTACGAGGCGTATGTGCGCTGCACGCGCTGCGACCGGTACATCTGTCCCGACTGCATGCGTGAGGCGTCGGTCGGGCACCACTGCGTGGAGTGCGTGAAGGAGGGTCAGCGTTCGGTCCGCCGGGCCCGCTCGCTGTTCGGCGGCGAGGTGCCGAACGCCGCGACGCCGGTGGTGACGTATGTGCTGATGGCGTTGAACATCGTGGCGTACGTCGTCGAGGTCGTGCGGTCCGGGACGGTCGACCGGTTCGGGATGCTCGGGGCGGCGCTGGTCGGGCGGAACGGCAAGCTGTACGTGTACGACGGCTGGACGTCGCCCGGCTACGAGCTGACGGGGGTGGCCGACGGGGAGTGGTACCGGCTGCTGACGGGCGCCTTCCTGCATCTCCCGCCCGACGCGTCGTTGGGCGTGATGCACCTGGTCTTCAACATGCTCGCCCTGTGGAATCTGGGCCGGATCGTGGAGGGCCAGCTCGGCCGGGTGCGGTACCTCGCGCTGTACCTGCTGTCCGCGGTGGGCGGTTCGGTGCTGGTGTACCTGCTCTCGCCGGAGACACCGGCGGTCGGCGCGTCGGGGGCGGTCTTCGGCCTGGCGGCGTCCTTCTACGTCATCAACCGTCGTCTGGGCCGGGACATGGGGCCGGTCAACCGTTTCATGGCGGGGTTCCTGCTCTGGATGGTGATCTCCGCCGTGTTCACCTCGTGGGAGGGGCACCTCGGCGGGCTGGTGACCGGCGGCCTGGTGACGTACGGGCTCGCGTACGCCCCGGCGAGGCTGCGGACGTCCGGGGCCCAGCTGGCCGGCGGGGTGGTCCTGGTCGTGCTGCTGGCCGCGGTGGTGGCCGCGCGGACGGCCTCCCTGACGGGTGCGGCCTGA
- a CDS encoding dienelactone hydrolase family protein, translated as MRTETRTLHIPTADGRADAFAAFPDDGERHPGVLMYPDGFGLRPVVRDMARELAGHGYHVLVPNLFHRQGPAPVVELPEHIGKEARPALFARLMPLIEAHTAERTLSDAEAYLGFLDALPEVGGGPVGVTGYCIGGLCAVRTAAAHPGRVAAVAAFHAPVGADGPGGLAGLTAQVHFGHAEGDMTPESLGELDRALEKTGADWTSEVYPGTVHGFTMSDTDAFDPAALRRHWDRLLPLLGGTLSDG; from the coding sequence ATGCGCACCGAGACACGGACCCTGCACATTCCCACCGCGGACGGCCGGGCCGACGCCTTCGCCGCCTTCCCCGACGACGGTGAGCGGCACCCGGGGGTACTGATGTACCCGGACGGCTTCGGCCTCCGGCCCGTGGTGCGGGACATGGCCCGCGAGCTGGCGGGACACGGGTACCACGTGCTCGTCCCGAACCTCTTCCACCGGCAGGGCCCGGCACCGGTGGTCGAGCTCCCCGAGCACATCGGGAAGGAGGCCAGGCCGGCGCTCTTCGCCCGGCTGATGCCCTTGATCGAGGCGCACACGGCGGAACGCACCCTGAGCGATGCCGAGGCATACCTCGGGTTCCTCGACGCCCTTCCCGAGGTCGGCGGCGGACCGGTCGGGGTGACGGGCTACTGCATCGGCGGGCTCTGCGCGGTGCGCACGGCCGCGGCCCACCCCGGGCGGGTGGCCGCCGTCGCCGCGTTCCACGCTCCCGTGGGCGCCGACGGGCCCGGCGGCCTGGCCGGGCTGACCGCCCAGGTCCACTTCGGGCACGCCGAGGGCGACATGACGCCCGAGTCCCTCGGCGAGCTCGACCGGGCCCTGGAGAAGACGGGTGCCGACTGGACCTCCGAGGTCTACCCCGGCACGGTGCACGGCTTCACCATGTCCGACACCGACGCCTTCGACCCTGCCGCGCTGCGGCGTCACTGGGACCGCCTGCTGCCCCTCCTGGGAGGCACACTGTCCGACGGCTGA
- a CDS encoding SLC13 family permease, which translates to MARDLPAGEPGAGGPGEGPRGLLRRLHPLDWLAGVLLVLGLLAVVTGLLPPEPAAAEMRRVGPLLVFLGTVIVMAELTGRAQVFDVVAAWVARAGRGRYPLLFGLCVLFASLTTITLNLDTTAVLLTPVMLALAGRVGIAAVPLAMTTVWLANTASLLLPVSNLTNLLAADRVALSPSGLAAVMWLPQLAAIAVTAACLWVFYWRRGRRGTDRYTPPGAPVPEDPVLLRICAVACAGFLLAILVADVPLWSASLTAMVVVVVAFAVRRGRELRLSLVPWRLLVLVPGMFLVVETVDAHGLHELLESLLGTDDGFVGMLRTAAVGAGLSNVLNNLPAYLAGEAVVPVGNQQQLLALLVGVNVGPLVTPWASLATLLWFERCRWQGTRIALGRFMGTGLVLAVTGTLAAVCALALVG; encoded by the coding sequence ATGGCAAGAGATCTCCCGGCAGGGGAACCCGGGGCCGGCGGGCCCGGTGAGGGACCGCGCGGCCTTCTCCGGCGGCTGCACCCGCTCGACTGGCTGGCGGGCGTCCTGCTGGTCCTGGGGCTGCTCGCGGTGGTGACCGGGCTGCTGCCGCCGGAGCCCGCCGCCGCGGAGATGCGGCGCGTCGGGCCGCTGCTGGTGTTCCTGGGCACCGTGATCGTGATGGCCGAACTGACGGGCCGTGCGCAGGTCTTCGACGTGGTGGCGGCCTGGGTGGCGCGCGCGGGGCGGGGGCGGTATCCGCTGCTCTTCGGCCTCTGTGTGCTGTTCGCGTCGCTCACCACGATCACGCTGAACCTGGACACCACGGCGGTGCTCCTGACCCCGGTGATGCTGGCGCTGGCCGGCCGGGTGGGGATCGCCGCGGTGCCGCTGGCGATGACGACGGTGTGGCTCGCCAACACCGCGAGTCTGCTGCTGCCCGTCTCGAATCTGACCAATCTCCTGGCTGCGGACCGGGTGGCGCTCTCGCCGTCCGGCCTCGCCGCGGTGATGTGGCTGCCCCAGCTGGCGGCGATCGCCGTGACGGCGGCGTGCCTGTGGGTCTTCTACTGGCGGCGCGGCCGGCGCGGCACCGACCGGTACACCCCGCCGGGCGCTCCGGTGCCCGAGGATCCGGTGCTGCTGCGGATCTGCGCGGTGGCCTGTGCCGGCTTCCTGCTGGCGATCCTGGTCGCGGACGTTCCGCTCTGGTCTGCGTCGCTGACGGCGATGGTGGTGGTCGTGGTGGCGTTCGCGGTGCGGCGCGGGCGGGAGCTGCGGCTGTCGCTGGTGCCGTGGCGGCTGCTGGTCCTGGTCCCGGGGATGTTCCTGGTGGTGGAGACGGTCGACGCGCACGGGCTGCACGAGCTGCTGGAGTCGTTGCTCGGGACGGACGACGGGTTCGTGGGGATGCTGCGGACGGCGGCGGTGGGGGCGGGGCTGTCGAACGTCCTGAACAACCTGCCGGCGTATCTGGCGGGCGAGGCGGTCGTGCCGGTGGGGAATCAGCAGCAGTTGCTGGCGCTGCTGGTCGGCGTCAATGTGGGGCCGCTCGTCACTCCGTGGGCGTCGCTGGCGACGCTGCTGTGGTTCGAGCGGTGCCGCTGGCAGGGGACGCGGATCGCGTTGGGCCGGTTCATGGGGACCGGTCTGGTGCTCGCGGTGACGGGCACCCTGGCCGCGGTGTGCGCGCTGGCGCTGGTCGGCTGA